GCGGAGCCGACCAATCCGGAAGCGCGTGGGGTCGCCATCGATGCCCATCAGATGTTGCTGAGGGACACCGAAAACTTCTGGGAGCGGGCCTGGCTCGCTAACGCCATCAATGAATTGGGGACTACGGAATGAACACTGCTACTTTTGATTTTACTGGATCCGATGTACTGGTGACAGGTGGCACCTCGGGTATCGGCAATGGCATCGCCACCGCGTTCGCCAAAGCCGGTGCAGCCGTGACTATTACAGGAACCCGCGCATCAGCATCAGACTACGACGCCGATCTTTCCGGGTTCACGTATCACCGGTGCCAGATTCAAGATCCGAAATCCATTGACGACCTGACGGATTCGCTCGGCGCCCTAGATATACTGATCAATAATGCCGGTGGCCCGTATCCGGCCGGTGATGAATACGATCCTGACGGGTATGTCGCCTCCGTAACTCAGAACATGTGCGGGCCGATGCGGCTGACCATGCGCTGTTACGAACGACTCCAATCGAGCAGAGTGCCGGGCGGTGCGAGCGTAGTCAGCATCGTTTCCATGTCAGCGTTCCGCTCAGCGGTTTATGTCCCTGGGTATGCCTCATCAAAAATGGGACTAGTCGCGCTCACGATGAATCTCGCTCGACGCTGGGCGAACGACGGCATCCGGGTCAACGCGGTCGCTCCCGGCCTGATCGACACCCGCATGACGCACCCTGCGATGAGTATGCCCGAAGTCCTCGACATCGAAATCGGTTTCCACACGCCGTTGGGTCGGCCCGGCACTCCGGAGGATTGCGTGGGCGCAGTGCTCTTCCTGTGCACCGAGACCGCCTCGTATATCACCGGCGCCAGCATCGCTGTCGATGGCGGCTACCTCACCGTCTGAGCCGCACGTCCCACAAGAAAGGCAAGATAAGTGAGCGAGTTCCCCACAGTCTCATCATCGGACGACGTCCTCAAGCTGGCGCAACAGAAAACGGGGCTACACGATATTGACTCGGATTCGTGGCGCCCCGGGCTGGACCTCCTGCTCGAAGAGGTCAACACTTCGTCCGCGTTCACCGCGCACGGCCGCGAAAGCATCATCGGAGACGCAGTCGATACGCTTGCCCGCCGGCTGCGGGTGCACAGCTACATCCAGCAGCACCCCGAGGTGCTCGACTTGCCCGTCGAACGCCCATTGATCACGCTGGGAATGCCACGAACCGGAACCACCGTTGTCAGCTATCTGCTCGACCAGGACACGTCGCGGCGCTCACTGTTGCACTGGGAGTGCATCTACCCGGTGCCACCAGCTACCGCTGACACATTGCGGACCGACCCACGCTGCTTGGCCCTACTCGATGAGCGCCAGCAGATCCTGCAGTTTGTGAAGGACGCGAATATGCCACTGCCGCACTGGGAAGACGCCGACGGACCCACTGAATGCATGTTCATCCACACCCAGGATTTCAAAGGACTGTCCTGGGATTCGTACCTCTCGACGCCGCATTATGCACGGTGGGTCATCAACGAAGCGGACATGACCAGCACGTACGAGTACCAGAAGCGTTATTTGCAAGTTCTCCAATCGGCGGCGCCGGGAACGTGGAGCCTGAAGATGCCGTCGCACTCGGTGCACGTCGAGGCTCTGCTTTCAGTGTTTCCCGACGCTCGGTTGATCTGGGCGCATCGGGATCCCTACAAGGCGACCGGATCGCTGTGCAATCTGTGGACGCTGCCCAAGAGCATGGTGATGAAACCCGACGCTATGGATCTGGCGGCCATCGGTCGAAATGCTATGAGTCAAATGCAATCCCACGTCGAACGTCCGCTGCGGATCCGTGAGCGCATCGGCGACGACCGGTTCTTTCACATGTATTACCACGAGCTGATGGCCGATCCGATGGACGTGATGCGGCGCATCTATGCCTGGGCGGGCGACGAATTGGATTCCGATACTGAGTCCAGGATGTACAAATGGCTCGCTGAGCACCCGCAGAATCGGTTTGCGCCCAACTCGTACAGCCTCGATCAGTACGGTCTGACCGTGGAGCAGCTGCAACCGGTTTTCGCCGAATACCTCGCCGCCTTCGACATCGAGCTCGAGGAGACCTCCTGATGCTCGGATCGCCGCTGGCTGCCACTGACTGCTACCACGTCGGAATCGTGGCTGCCGACATCGATGTAGCGGCTCAACGCCTGACCGCCAGCGCGGGATACGAGTGGACGCGGCCGATCGACTACACCGTTGAGGTAGTCACGAGTTCGGGCGAACGCCATTTGCCCTTTCGGTTCGTCTACTCCTTGCAGGCGCCGCATATCGAGTTGATAGCCGAGGTGCCCGGAACGCCGTGGACAGCCCCAGCACACCATCTCGGCTATTTCGTCGATGACATCGCCGCCGTATCCACTCGCCTGGAGAGTGCCGGCTTCAAGCTGGAGGTCAAACCGGTAGGCGATATCGCCGACTCTTTCGCTTACTTCATCGACCCGGCCGGCATACGGATTGAGCTTGTGAACCGAGCACTATTCCCAGATTGGCCTGCGTTTCTCAATGCCGCCGCGGACCGGAGGTGAATGCGCGGTACGCGTATTGTCTGTTGTGTGGCAGATGCGCCTAGTAGTTGGTCCGACCAGCAGGCTGGCATTGATTGCCGCAGTGCGGTCGGAGCTTTGGCCAGCTGCGGCCTGCGACTGGCGCATTCGTCGAAGCGCCTACAGTGCAACGAAACTTGCTCAACAGCGATCTCAGCTCGTCATCGACTAGAGACCTGGATTCGTGATGGAAATGGGCCGCGAGACGGCCCGATTGTTCGCGCGATATGACCATGTCCAGCATCCGAGGGGCAAGCCGAGACGTGTACCCATCTGATCTGGATTACCGTGCGATTGCGCAATTCATCCCCGTTCCCCGTCCCGCAGCTGCGGGCTATAACGCAGAAGGGATCCAAATGAGTGCTGAGGAAGTTCTTCGTCGGAAGATTGACGCGTATCTGACATCGATCGATGCGGCCGACACCGAGGGGGCCGAGGCGGTGTGGGAAACCAGTGATCGGGTGTCGTTCATCCATCCACGCGGTCATGAGTATGGCTGGCATGAGGTCGCGAAGAACTTCTACGGCATCACGATGGGTGCCACATTCAGTCAACGCTCGCTGCGCCTCGACGGTGAACCACGCATCACCATCTATGAGAATGCCGCCGCGGTCGTCGAATTTGAGTGGACGTTCGTCGCGCTAAGAGTCGACAACGGGGAGACGCTTCGGACACGAGGCCGCGAAAGTCAGGTCTTCATCTCAACTGGTGAAGACTGGAAACTGGTGCACGTCCATTACTCAGGCCCACCGGTTACTGGTGCTGGCCAGGGATTCTGACTGGAGACCGAGCGAGGCTATGTGAGATCGTCTGCCCAAGCCGGGTGGGTTTCAGCGGGGACCACGTGCTGGCTGGGATGTCCGTGCGCGAGCGGCAGCGGTGCAGCGTTGTCAGCTCTGTCAGTTCGACCCACGGCCAGTGCCGTGTTGCGACGTGCGAGGAGCAGGAACGTTGAAGGCCGCAGTCTATGAGACCAATGGTGACCCAGAGGTACTTCGGTATCAAGACATCGCCGATCCCGTTGTGGGACCTGGCGATGTCCTGATTGCAGTCGAGGCGATCAGCGTCGAAGGTGGTGACATTCGCCACCGTCGACTAGTGGCAGCCGCCGAGCCGCATGTGGTGGGCTACGCTGCCGCCGGTGTGGTGCGTGCGGTAGGTATTGGGGTGCAGAGATTCGTCATCGGTCAGCGGGTCACGGCCTTCAACTGGAGTGGCTCGCATGCTGAGTTCTGGTCAGTACCAGTAGATTTCGTATACGCTGTGCCAAACGATCTGTCCATCGAGGTCGCTGCCACCATCCCGGTGGCCTTTGGTACCGCCCACGATGCCTTGTTCGAGTTTGGGAAACTGACAACGGGACAAACAGTGCTAGTCCGCGGCGCCGCCGGAGGAGTGGGCATCGCCGCCATCCAACTGGCCAAGTCGGCAGGTGCCAGCGTCATCGCCACCTCATCCTCCGACGAGCAAGGGCGACAACTGTGCAGAGTTGGTGCGGACCACGTGGTGAACTACTCCACCGACGACACCCCGGCATCTGTTCTGGCCATCACCGATGGCGTAGGCGTCGACCTCATGGTCGACATGGTGGGCGGGGCGGACCTACCTGTACTGTTCGGTGCACTCCGCCGACGGGGTCGGGTCTCAGCAGTTGGCATGAGCGCTGGGCAGCCGATCCTGTCCTACATGGACCTAATCTCGCGCCTGCTCACCATCTCGGGAATCTCGTTTGGCACCGAAATGCACCTGCCGCGCGCCAGGGCCATCGTCGAGCACTGCTTGCAGCGGGCCGCAGAGGGTGACCTGACCATGCCCATCGATCGGAGATTCCGGCTCGACGATGCCGCCGCGGCCCACCGCTACGCCGAGTTCGGGCGACCGTTCGGACGGGTCGTGATCGTGCCCGTGGGCTGACGACAGACGAAGCGCGTCGTTGCTTCGCGTCATGACCGTCCGAGCAGTTCCATGAGATTCTGCGGTGAAGAGCCGGTGAGGCGCTCGACGGTGTCGGTCACGAGAGCAAGCTCGCCGGCGGCGATCGCGGTGTAGGTCGAAACCCACGCATCCAGTTGCCATTCGGGCACACCATAGGGTCGCCGCGAGGCGTAAGCCTCCTCGATGGTCTCCTGCTGGTATGTCGTTGCGCGCCCGTTGATCTCAGTGATCGTGTGCGCGACCTGGGCCAGGGTTATTGCTTCCGGGCCGGTAAGGTTGTACAACCAGGCGTGTTCTGGCGTCGGCCGAGCTGAGGAGATTGCTGACGATACGGCCGACGTGCCCGCTGGCTCCGGTGATGGCGATAACGTCGCTGGCACTCACTTTCGTGTTCCTTTCGAGCGTTGGTGACAAAAGATCACGTGCGCAGGTGCCGATCTCGATCGGCATACTGGCGCCTCTGCCCGTGCCGAGTATCGGTCTCGGCAGTCGGTGTAAGCATTGACGGGCCTCGGTGAGGTTGATCTCGCCAACTTCGCACCGAGTCGGTCACGCACACTGCCTCCGCAGGTGAGTATGCCGTGGGATCACGGAGATGGCGTGGGCGAGCGCGTAGGACAGGACTTCCGGACATCATGGGCGATTTCGATCCGGGCCTAACCGCGCGGGTTTCGGGCCCGGGGGCAGACGTCGCGCGGAGTTCCGGGGATGGCAGGCCGAGTATTGGTAGGCGCGTCGAATGCGGCAGTCGCAGCGGTTCGTATTGTCATGTATCTCCTTTTCCGCCTGACGATTACTGCACGTTGGTTGACAGAAACGTCAAGGGGAGGCCGAACACCGACGAGTCGATCTCGTCGAGGAACGAGCCGTTGCCCGAGAAGCTCTGCCGAAAGCGTGTGGTCGCGCTGTAGCGTTCCGCGATAGATTCGGCTGCCGCGGCGTCGGGAAGTCGCAGCACCACGGTGTAGATGCCGTTGCCATTGCTGTCGAGGAACTGTCGCACCGAGTTGGCGACGGGCGCTGTTGATTCGCTGATCGGGCTGACAAGCTCGATACCCCGCTTCCAGTCCAGATGGACATGTAACCCGAGTTCGTTCAGTTCGAGGATCTCGAAGACGAAACCGAGATCGGTGAACAACTCGGCCACTGCATCGTGCTGCTGGGCCGCCACCGCGCAAACGACGTGATGAAGCCGCGGTTCTCCGGGGGTGTCGGTCATTTCCGCACCAAACCACGGGGTTTGACCAGGCCGAGATCGAAGTGGGTGAGCCACCCGGGCGCAGCATCGCAGACATCGGGAATTGCGTTGATTGCACTCATCGCGGTCCAGTTGTAGCCCGGATGCGCAACAGCGCCGTCCGGTTGATCAGCGCCTTCGAGCGTCAGCTCAGTCGACGGATCTCCTTCGATCATGATCCGGTACCGCGTCTTGCCCCAATCCCAGGCTGGCTCCAGTGCGCCGGCACCGGCTGTGGTGTAGATCGCGTGAAAGACGATGAGCGGCCGACCCTCGACCCATGCCGTCCATTCGTGATGCTGAGCGGCCACAGTGCCCTGGGGTATCGCTCCGAGACTGTGCGGTATGTCCTCCGTCGCGATGGCAGCTTTCACGCCTGAGGTCACCTCGTCGATCTTCACATGAAGGCCGTCTGCGATCATGGCCATCGACTGGGCGAAGAACGGGACGCCGAGACCGAGAATCGTTGGCTCTGAGAGGAACTTACCCTTCTCTTTGCCGAAGCCCAACGAGTCGATGTGATCCAGCGGTGCATCGGTGAGGACATTGACGACTTCGTACACCTGGATCCGGTCTACTCTGCTGACGACCCGAGCGAGCGTGAGAGGCAGTACGTCGCCGGCAGAGCCGGGGTGAATACCGCCTCCATGAAACGATGTTGCACCTTCCTGACAGGCAGCGCGGATCTTGGCGCCGTCCTCGGCGAAGTCCGGCGTCGGATGGAAGAACCCACTGGTGGTGACGACGTTTTGCCGCCGCGCAGCAGTCGGCACGCCTGGCTGACATCCATGAATAGGGGTGTGTAGAAAACACAGTCAGCATCGAGCGCCACGATCGCGTCGATGTCATCGGTGGCGATGACACCTGTCGGTGCGATCCCGGTAATCTCGCCGGCATCCTTGCCAACTTTGTCAGGGTTGTGCACCAGCACACCGACCAGATCGAACACTGGATTATCCGCGAAGTGTCGTATAGCCGCCTCTCCGACGTCCCCTGTCATCCACTGGATGACTCGGTACTGTCTTTCAGCCATCGGCAGCCCTTCCTAGCTCGTGCCGACACGGAGCACTCCGCGCGGAACTAGTAGTGGTAGATCGTTGTACGTCGCAATGCCCGCAGGCGCGGCAACCACGGCAGGTATCGCGGTGATCGCCGGCATAGCAGTGATGGTCAAGCCCAGCATGATGTAGTCGTCCAACGATTCACCCTTAAAGTCCGGCGGCGGCAGGAAACTCAGTGTCGTCTTGATTGTCGGTCTGCCGTGCACTTCGACGGTGTATCCCATGTGCAGTGGCCAATCCGGTTCCAGGGATTGGCCTTTGCGCCACTGCCCGCCGATCTCGATGACCTCACGGTCGCCGACAATGCCTTTCCATCGGACGTCGATTCCTGCGACGCAGCCTTGGGAAATCGTCCAGTCACCTGGTAGATGGAGATCCTCGGTGGCCTGTGCATACTCGACGTCGCAACGCACGTCGTCGAGCTCGATGCCGAGGGCGTCGGCGACCAGGAGCACACCATCGCGGAAAATGCCCGAACCGCTCTCGGTGATGGCGCGAAGATCCGGTTGGTCGATGGGGTACCCGAAACCCATGGGAATTTCGGTGGCAGGCGAGTTGTAGATAGTCGTATCAATGGATTCCAGTGTGGAGATCTTGTCGACCCGATCGGAAAGGCCCGCTGAGACGATGGCGAAGAGCTGGATGAATCCAGGATTGATACCGCTGCCGAAGATGGTGGCACCACCTGATTCACACGCTTCTGCAATGCGCTCGCGGCCCGAACCGAGGAAGTGTCCTGTGATGAATCCCGCGGTGGCCACGACGTTGATGCCTGCGCTGAGAATCTCGACTAGTTCGTCTACGTTAGCGAACATCGGGTTGTAAACCACACAATCGGGTTTGAGCGCGAGTAGTGCGTCGATGTCGTCGCTAGCTTTCACGCCGAGCGGTTCGATTCCGCACATTTCGCCGACATCCTGCCCGACTTTTTCGGGCGACCATGCGTAACAGCCGACGAGCTGCAATGTGGGGTTGGCGGCGATCGCGTGCACCGACTTCTTACCGACGTTTCCGGTCGTCCATTGAACGATGCGGTAGGTCATTGGGGATTTCCTTCCGTTCCTTCGTACGCGGGGTCAGCGGCAAGTGAAGTGAGGAGTCCGGCACCTGCAGAGGCCTGCCGGTCAGCCCAGCGAGGTCGCGGACGAACGCTCAGACGGTGCCGAGGCTGGATAACATCACCCCCAGAACCATGATCAGGCCTGTACCCCCGGCCGCGGCGCAACGGAGAATCTCCCAAACCCAACCCATTGCAATCCTCCCTATTGATGGGTCGCAATCAACCGGACAATTCTCGAGTCAGGGTTGATTTCACCACATCAGCCCACGTATGAGGTCAGTCGGCGGTATGTCCTCGATGGAGATCAATCCCTTTGGGGCGCAGCATATCCAGTCGATCGCGTTGACAACTCGCGCCGCAGTAGAGATGCATCCCGCATCGGTGGAGTCGAGCACTGGATGAGAGACGTGCGTATTGATCTCGACGCGAGGGTCACCTTCAACGACGACGCGGTGGACGCCAACCTGGTTGTCCGGTGGGTACTCCCACTCAGGTGCTGAGGCCGGGGTGAGTCTGTTGATGTGCTCCATCGTGATCACTGGGGCTCCGTCACGGATCCCTTCTACCGCGAATCGGGCCGCGGCCATCTGGCCTGGTTCGACAGTGGCCATCTTGCATTCGATGCGCTGGTCGGTGTACCACGGCTCGGTGCGCTGACGAACTTCGTCGAGTTCAACGCCGAGCTGTCCGGCCAGGTTGCGAACCGGGCCGCCCCACATTGAAGTGATGACGCCTGGTAGGAAGAGCATCGGCGCGTCGTCGTCGGCGGTCATCCCGAAGCCCATTGTCTTTCCGGTGAACTCATAGTCGTCGTAATTGGAGTAGTCGAAGATCTCCTGGACGGTGATTGACCTGGCGCGAGTAACCAGGCTGAGCGCACTGTGTACCTCGGTATCGCCCGAGAATCCTGGATCGATGCCGTTGACGTACAGCGACGAGTTTCCGGTGTCACAGGCCGCGTCGAGTGGGACTCGCAGCCAATCATCGACCTGATGAGGGGCCACCAGCCACACCATCGAGGTGGCTGCGACGTTGATACCGGCGGCAAGGAACTTCGACATCTGCGCGATAGCTTCCATTGGCCGGGTTTCGCCCTGGGCGGTGTAGACCACGCAATCGGGTTCCAATGCGATCAGCGCATCGATGTCATCGGTCGCGATAACCCCGGTTGGCTCGTACCAGCCAGCCAGATCGGCTGCATCTTTGCCTATCTTGTCCGGACTGGCGGCATGGACGCCCACCAGCTCCAAATCGGGCCGGCCGATGATCGCCTGCAATGAATGGCGACCGACATTGCCTGTGGAAAACTGCACCACTCTTCGCATCTGCTGTCTTTCTGGCTTAGTAGTCGGGAATCGGAAGTGGTGAGTTGTTGGACTCGATGCCTCCGTCGACATGGAAGATCGCGTTGGTTGCGTAGCAGTCACGGGTGCTGAGGTAGACCGTCAGCCGACCGAGATCCTCTACGTCGCCGAGCCGGTGAAGTGGCGTGTTTTCCTTCATCTGTTCCAGTGAGCCGGGCATCAGGTCTAAGCTCTGTTGCAGGCCATCTGTGGCGAACGAGCCCAATGCGATCGCGTTGACTCGGATCTTTGGTGCCAGTTCCTGTGCCATTGCCCGGGTGAGGGCTTCGAGCCCGCCCTTGGCGGTGCAGTAGGCAGTCAAGGCGCGAATGCCGAAACGCGCTGAGCCCGAAGAGATGTTGATGATCGAGCCGTGGCCGGCATTAAACATGTGGGGCGCTACGAGCTGACTCATGATGAAGGCGGAGGTGACACACCAGTCGAACGTGCGCCTGAAGTCGTCGTCGGTGATGTCCAGGAAGCGTGAATACGTTGCGCCGCCAACATTGTTGACGAGTATGTCGATGCGGCCGAAATATTCCATGGCTGTCTCCACGACGCGTTCCCCGTCGGGACGACTCATCGCGTCGGCGACCAGTGCCAGCCCTTTGCCCCCGGCGACTTCGATGTCGGAGATCGTTTTCGCGATGGCCGACTCCGTGCGCGCCGTTCCGACCACCGTCGCGCCGGCCTCGGCCAGAACCCGCGCAATCCCTTGTCCGACACCCTTTCCCGCACCGGTAACGATCGCGACTTGACCATCCAGACTGAACTGCTCCATGGCCATGAGTTCGATCCTCCTCGGAACTGCACCCGCTGTTGGTACATCGATCACATTGACTGAGATCAGCCCAACTCGACAGGGACTAGGCGGCGCGAAGTATCGCCAGTAAGTATACGATTGCGTTGACTTAAGTCAACAGCACGTCTGCCCTTCTTGCCGGCAGCTGCGGCGTACAGGAGTAGTTCATGGCAGTCGCGAACAAACCGTCGGCACGTCAGGCCAAGCGTCTACAGACTCGAGAGCGCCTCATGGGAGCGGCGGTCGCGGAGTTCAAGCGAGCGGGCATGGCCGCGGCAGATGTCGGCGCCATTGTCTCTGCCGCCGGGGTTGCTCATGGCACCTTCTTCTTTCATTTTGCGACGAAGGAACACGTCTTGCTGGAGCTGGAGCGGCGCGAGGAGAGGCGGATCAGCACGCAGTTCACCCGCTATCTGAACTCGGCCCGCAGCTTGGATGCCAAGCTGACAGAGGCAATCCGCTTGGTCAGAGACCTTGAGCAACGACTCGGTGCGGTCCTGTTTAAAGACTTTCTTGCCCTGCATTTTTCACCAACGCGACCAGCGGTGGAGCGCGTCGAGGATCACTCGTTGATCGTCTTGATTGCCCGCGAGATTGAGCGTGCTCAAGCGCTGGGCGAAGCTGATCCCGACGCGGATGCGATGAACAGCGCTGTGTGCTTCCTGCTCGGCCTCTACGCACTGTTGGTCACCACGCATGACTGGCCTACACAAAGCGAAATGCTCAACGACTACGTCTGCCGAACATTATGCGGTCTCGGCACGTATTAGTGGAAGCAGTCCCAACGTGGCCACGGATGGTGCGGCCCATCCGTCTACGACAACGGTGCGCCATACGCTGACCTTGATAGCACCGGGGCTATCAGTCACGTGTGTTGAGCCGCGCCAGTCGTCGCTGGGCACGCGTGGTGCCGCGCTCCCGAACCCCTTACAGCACACTGGGAAAATTCAGCAGCGAAGGTGAGTCAGTCGCAAACGCGTCAGTACTGAGTCGAGCCTTGATCGACCGAAATGCTCGCCGCCGTTACGTTTCGCGCCTCATCACTAGCGAGCCACGCGACAGCGTCGGCGATATCCTCAGGGTCGGCAACCCAACTGGGGAGAAACGGAGTCAACATGTGTGCAAGTTGCGGGTTAGATTCGCTCGCCCGCGTCAGCGCGGTAACCATGTCGCCGGTACCCATCGCACTGTTAACCGGACCGGGATGCACGCTGTTCACCCGGATCGAGTGCCTGCCCAACTCGGCGGCAAAAGCTCGTGCCATGCCGGTGACGGCATGCTTGCTGGATGTGTAGTGAACCATGAATGGTTGCATTTTGATTCCCGCGGCAGAACTGATCAATACGATCGACCCGCCCCTGCCGCCATCGACGATCTTCGAAGCACCGGCCATCACCGTGTTCCACGTGCCGGTCACGTTGATGTCGATCACATCACGGAAATCCTCCGGTGTGATGGCATCCCATGCCTGAGGCGCCGAGACGCCAGCGTTAGCAACAATGATGTCAAGGCGACCAAGTGTGAGAACTCCGTCGCGAACCGCTCGCTGCATCCCATCAAAATCACGGACGTCGACAACCGAAGCGATGATCTGACGCCCCGTGGCTTCGACCAGCTCCACCGTCTCTGCGAGATCGTCGGTGGTCGCGGAATCATATGGAACGCAAGGCGGCAGCTTGCCGGCTATATCGACGGCGATCACATCAGCCCCCTCGCGAGCCATTCGAACCGCATGCGCGCGTCCCTGTCCGCGCGCGGCGCCGGTGATGAAGGCAACTTTTCCCGTCAGACGATCTGCCACTATGGATCTTCCCTTCGGTCGGATACGGCTGCGATAGCAATGCCCGCACGATTCGCGGACAACCGGACTGAGCACCACGACGTCTTCGGGCGGGCGATCCCAAGTGTGGGCGATCCGGCGCTAAGTACACGATACCGTATATAAAATTTCTCAATCCACGTACGCGCCGTCGGTTGTTCGGATATACCCACAACATGACAGCAGCGACAAATGTTGGTCGAGTTGGTGTTCTGGCGGCGGCGCTTGGTATAGGGGCCGCAGTCATGACGGGGTACGGGTGCGGATGGGCGCGGGCCGATACCGGCGGGGAGACGTCCTCGTCGTCTACACCCGACGTGTCGAAAGTGAAAACGCCACCCTCAGAATCGAAGTCGACTACCAAGAGGTTCACAGTGCCGGTTCGGGTGAGAGTGGGCGGAAGCGGAGCCGGGACGGGCCTCCGCAAGACGTTGCCACCCGCGCCTGGCGGCTCGCCGCGGAGAGGATCCGGTTCGTCGGCCGAGCCTGGCAATACCCGGGCGGGCGAGATGGCGACCGGCGGTTCGCCGTCGGAAGCAGCCGCTCCCAAGCGCGAGACCCGCTCACTACGCGCCGATGACACTGAAAATGATGGTGGAACAAAGAAGCCCGCAGCGGTACGTCCGCTCCTCAGTGAACGGAGGTCAGGGTCCTCCCCAGTCGTCATCGGTCAATCGGGCATGCGGTCTTTCACGGGCACGGCCGTCTCTGTTACCGGGATTGACGCGGGCGCGCACCCAAGGCTGGTGACATTCACCGGGCTCGACGCACCTGCTGCAGAAGCCTTGATCCCAGGTGCGGGAATTACAGATGATGTAGTTGCGGCTAGTTCGCAGCGGCTGCCGGCTCAGTCTCCACCATCGTCGCTCAATCGCGGCGTCACGATGGTTGCCAGGACAGTACTGAGCCCCCTGTCTGTCACCGGGACACCGGAAGCGCCTGCCCAATCGCCGGCGTTGTGGGCTCTGCTGGCGGCGGCACGACGCGAGTTCGATCAGGCTGCATCAGAGGCGGGTCTGAAAAGGGGGGATCTGAGTGTCGATCGTGCGATTTGGGGTGGACCAGTAATCG
The genomic region above belongs to Mycolicibacterium sp. HK-90 and contains:
- a CDS encoding mycofactocin-coupled SDR family oxidoreductase; translation: MADRLTGKVAFITGAARGQGRAHAVRMAREGADVIAVDIAGKLPPCVPYDSATTDDLAETVELVEATGRQIIASVVDVRDFDGMQRAVRDGVLTLGRLDIIVANAGVSAPQAWDAITPEDFRDVIDINVTGTWNTVMAGASKIVDGGRGGSIVLISSAAGIKMQPFMVHYTSSKHAVTGMARAFAAELGRHSIRVNSVHPGPVNSAMGTGDMVTALTRASESNPQLAHMLTPFLPSWVADPEDIADAVAWLASDEARNVTAASISVDQGSTQY